In Nocardioides sp. zg-1228, a single window of DNA contains:
- a CDS encoding IclR family transcriptional regulator, with the protein MSQVPAATRALRVLRFLATQADPVPLDRIVRSCDLPRSTAYHLLNTMIDEGFVVHLPDEHRYGLGVAAFEVGSGFTRQEPLARLARRPLAELVDNTGHGAHLAVLHGRDVLYVVEERAPGRAPLVTDVGVRLPAHLTASGRAVLAALPASQVRALYPDRTAFVDRHGKGPASLSALRAVLSETRQRGHATEDGEVTPGLGSVAAPVLDHNGHPVAGVAVTFPSGAGSDAEMIAAAVTDTATRLTRRVSGRASTSPSPSPSPGPSAGASVE; encoded by the coding sequence GTGAGCCAGGTCCCTGCCGCGACGCGCGCCCTGCGGGTCCTGCGCTTCCTGGCCACCCAGGCCGACCCGGTCCCGCTCGACCGGATCGTGCGGTCGTGCGACCTGCCGCGCAGCACGGCCTACCACCTGCTCAACACGATGATCGACGAGGGCTTCGTCGTGCACCTGCCCGACGAGCACCGCTACGGCCTCGGCGTCGCCGCCTTCGAGGTGGGCAGCGGGTTCACCCGCCAGGAGCCGCTGGCCCGGCTGGCCCGGCGACCGCTCGCCGAGCTCGTCGACAACACCGGCCACGGCGCCCACCTGGCGGTGCTCCACGGCCGCGACGTGCTCTACGTCGTCGAGGAGCGCGCGCCGGGCCGGGCACCGCTGGTCACGGACGTCGGCGTGCGACTCCCCGCCCACCTGACCGCGTCGGGCCGGGCGGTGCTCGCGGCCCTGCCGGCCAGCCAGGTGCGCGCGCTCTACCCCGACCGGACGGCGTTCGTCGACCGGCACGGCAAGGGCCCCGCCTCCCTGAGTGCGCTGCGGGCGGTGCTGTCGGAGACCCGCCAGCGCGGGCATGCCACGGAGGACGGCGAGGTGACACCCGGCCTGGGAAGCGTCGCGGCGCCGGTGCTCGACCACAACGGACACCCCGTGGCCGGGGTGGCCGTGACCTTCCCCAGCGGCGCGGGCTCCGACGCTGAGATGATCGCTGCTGCGGTCACCGACACCGCCACCCGGCTGACCAGACGCGTCAGCGGTCGGGCCTCGACAAGCCCCTCGCCCAGCCCCTCCCCAGGCCCCTCGGCCGGTGCTAGCGTCGAATGA